The Brassica napus cultivar Da-Ae chromosome C7, Da-Ae, whole genome shotgun sequence genome has a segment encoding these proteins:
- the LOC106440103 gene encoding protein IQ-DOMAIN 20 codes for MANSKRLFGVVRRNLLRRSPSSITTIRSSIQQTTRENIAAIKIQAFFRGHLGRRAFRALKSLVKLQAVARGVLVRRQARIALHCMHALARLQVRVRARQILSH; via the exons ATGGCCAACTCAAAGAGATTGTTTGGCGTTGTGCGGAGGAACcttctccggcgatctcccagCAGCATCACCACCATTCGCTCATCAATCCAACAAACCACTAGAGAGAACATTGCCGCCATTAAAATCCAAGCTTTCTTCAGAGGTCACCTG GGAAGGAGAGCGTTTAGAGCGCTCAAGAGTCTGGTGAAGCTTCAGGCGGTGGCGAGAGGTGTGCTTGTGAGGAGACAAGCTCGAATAGCCTTACATTGTATGCATGCTCTTGCTCGCTTGCAGGTTAGGGTTCGTGCTCGTCAGATTCTCTCCCATTAA
- the BNAC07G32230D gene encoding uncharacterized protein BNAC07G32230D — MAATYHVRSCSLPARLHSNGLNHIQQLLSKLPTDNNNSQSLLSQLYESISHLFNDSPASSLLPHHSFFTHVLDLSLVHLDLCSKLRDITCRIKDCLRDLRSAFRRRGHGGDFTIRCHVKAFVRSRRLIHKDLAKLLLLLKQTDHPSIVSTHPLITLLRQVCSQTCLSFRTVMLSLSSSVPKPRPSRWALVSKLVIKNVTNTNAQVHSGDRTEFQMMDEELQRFCSAKEIKKEGIKSLIALLDNVDVVVEDLEESLESVYRRMIQARVSLLNILSLHI; from the coding sequence ATGGCTGCAACCTACCACGTTCGGTCTTGTAGCTTACCAGCTCGGCTACACTCAAATGGTCTCAACCATATTCAGCAACTTCTCAGTAAGCTTCCTACAGATAACAACAATAGCCAATCACTTCTCTCACAGCTCTATGAATCCATCTCTCATCTCTTCAACGACTCACCAGCTTCATCACTACTCCCTCATCACTCTTTCTTCACCCATGTTCTTGATCTTTCCCTTGTACACCTTGACTTGTGCTCCAAGCTACGAGACATAACTTGTCGCATCAAGGATTGTCTCCGAGACCTCCGGTCTGCTTTCAGACGGAGGGGACACGGTGGAGATTTTACCATCCGATGTCACGTTAAAGCCTTTGTACGCTCTCGACGACTGATTCACAAGGATCTTGCTAAGCTCCTCTTATTGCTCAAACAAACAGATCATCCTTCCATCGTGTCAACTCATCCTTTGATCACACTTCTCCGACAAGTATGTTCCCAAACATGTCTTTCCTTTAGGACAGTCATGTTGTCCTTATCATCATCAGTACCAAAACCCAGGCCTTCCAGATGGGCTCTAGTTTCTAAACTGGTGATCAAGAACGTTACGAATACAAATGCTCAAGTTCATAGCGGAGACAGAACCGAGTTCCAGATGATGGACGAAGAGCTGCAAAGATTCTGTTCAGCGAAAGAGATAAAGAAGGAAGGAATCAAGTCTTTGATCGCCCTCTTGGATAACGTAGATGTTGTAGTTGAAGATCTGGAGGAATCGCTTGAAAGCGTGTACAGGCGTATGATCCAAGCCAGAGTCTCTCTTTTGAACATACTCTCTTTGCATATatag
- the LOC106442487 gene encoding uncharacterized protein LOC106442487: MKASFWFDHWFPLGPLIDHFGPSGPRQTGIPLTFSVADACSEIGWTLRPARSPAAEEFHIMLCSLPLPSLALSSNTYSWAANDMDLPEFSAKHTWESIRPRQQKKEWAGKVWFKGHIPSHAFMMWVAQLDRLPTRSRLASWGLQIDTCCCVCNNYHETRDHIFLRCAYAEQIWKIVIRRLGYIPILFHTWEAFLTWIGLKVSHCPSTLRKVTAQAVIYRLWRERNNRLHNGIQTPPEVSFKEIDRQVRNEILARKHRHTFQNLMSIWLTYE; this comes from the coding sequence ATGAAAGCGAGCTTTTGGTTTGACCACTGGTTCCCGCTAGGACCTCTAATAGATCATTTTGGACCGTCTGGCCCAAGGCAAACAGGTATACCTTTGACCTTCTCTGTCGCAGATGCTTGCTCAGAAATTGGCTGGACTCTTCGCCCGGCTAGATCTCCTGCAGCAGAAGAGTTCCATATCATGTTGTGCTCATTACCTCTGCCGTCTCTCGCTTTATCTTCTAATACTTACTCTTGGGCAGCAAATGATATGGACCTCCCTGAGTTCTCTGCAAAGCACACTTGGGAATCAATAAGACCCCGTCAACAGAAGAAAGAGTGGGCAGGAAAGGTTTGGTTCAAAGGGCACATCCCTAGCCATGCTTTCATGATGTGGGTGGCGCAGCTTGATAGACTTCCTACACGATCTCGATTGGCTTCTTGGGGGCTTCAAATCGATACTTGTTGTTGTGTCTGTAACAACTACCACGAGACGCGGGATCACATCTTCCTGCGATGCGCATATGCTGAGCAAATATGGAAGATTGTGATAAGGAGGTTAGGGTACATACCGATATTATTCCACACATGGGAGGCTTTTCTCACTTGGATTGGACTGAAGGTCTCTCACTGTCCTTCTACCCTGCGCAAAGTTACAGCTCAAGCGGTCATCTACAGGCTTTGGCGCGAGCGTAACAACCGTCTCCACAATGGAATACAGACACCCCCGGAAGTATCCTTCAAAGAAATTGATAGGCAAGTCAGAAATGAAATCTTGGCCAGGAAGCATCGTCACACGTTTCAAAACCTCATGAGTATCTGGTTGACATATGAGTAA